A portion of the Stella humosa genome contains these proteins:
- a CDS encoding nitrogen assimilation response regulator NtrX, which produces MAHDILIVDDEADIRMLIAGVLRDEGYATREAGDSRAAIAAVRARRPNLVILDIWLQGSELDGMGILDVLRREHPGLPVLMISGHGTIETAVSAIKLGAYDFVEKPFKTDRLLVLIERAIEAARLRRENEELRLRTGGSFELVGASSAIGQIRQAIERVSPTGSRVLVTGPAGAGKEVVARLIHNQSRRADGPFVVINCATMRPERLEVELFGTEGADGADGRRKVGTFELAHSGTLFLDEVADMPLETQGKIVRALQDQTFERVGGSSRVEVDVRVIASTNRDLTAEMAAGRFREDLFYRLNVVPIRVPSLRERREDIPVLARHFMARSAETSGLPPRVLGEDALAALQAYEWPGNVRQLRNVIDWLLIMAPGDGREPIRADMLPSEIGSTTPAVLRWDKAGEIMTLPLREAREVFERQYLLAQLTRFGGNISRTASFVGMERSALHRKLKSLGVNGDERSLRIAP; this is translated from the coding sequence ATGGCGCATGACATCCTGATCGTCGACGACGAGGCCGACATCCGCATGTTGATTGCGGGCGTGCTGCGCGACGAAGGCTACGCGACCCGCGAGGCCGGCGATTCGCGCGCGGCCATCGCCGCGGTGCGTGCCAGGCGGCCCAACCTCGTCATCCTCGACATCTGGCTGCAGGGCAGCGAGCTCGACGGGATGGGCATCCTCGACGTGCTGCGGCGTGAGCACCCCGGCCTGCCGGTGCTGATGATCAGCGGCCATGGCACGATCGAGACCGCGGTATCGGCTATCAAGCTCGGCGCATACGACTTCGTCGAGAAGCCCTTCAAGACCGACCGCCTGCTGGTGCTGATCGAGCGCGCCATCGAGGCCGCCCGCCTCCGGCGCGAGAACGAGGAACTGCGCCTGCGCACCGGCGGCTCGTTCGAGCTGGTGGGCGCGTCGTCGGCCATCGGCCAGATCCGCCAGGCGATCGAGCGCGTGTCGCCGACCGGCAGCCGCGTGCTGGTCACCGGCCCCGCCGGTGCCGGCAAGGAGGTGGTGGCCCGCCTCATCCACAACCAGTCGCGCCGCGCCGACGGCCCGTTCGTCGTCATCAACTGCGCGACGATGCGGCCAGAGCGGCTGGAGGTCGAGCTGTTCGGCACGGAAGGGGCCGATGGCGCGGACGGCCGCCGCAAGGTCGGCACCTTCGAGCTGGCCCACAGCGGTACGCTGTTCCTCGACGAGGTCGCCGACATGCCGCTGGAGACCCAGGGCAAGATCGTCCGCGCCCTCCAGGACCAGACCTTCGAGCGCGTCGGCGGCTCCAGCCGGGTCGAGGTCGATGTCCGCGTCATCGCGTCGACCAACCGCGACCTGACGGCGGAGATGGCGGCCGGGCGCTTCCGCGAGGACCTGTTCTATCGCCTGAACGTCGTGCCGATCCGGGTGCCGTCGCTGCGCGAGCGGCGCGAGGACATCCCCGTGCTGGCCCGCCACTTCATGGCCCGTTCGGCAGAGACCTCGGGCCTGCCGCCGCGGGTGCTGGGGGAGGATGCGCTGGCCGCCCTCCAGGCCTACGAGTGGCCCGGCAACGTGCGCCAGCTCCGCAACGTCATCGACTGGCTGCTGATCATGGCGCCCGGCGACGGCCGCGAGCCGATCCGCGCCGACATGCTGCCGAGCGAGATTGGCTCGACCACGCCCGCCGTCCTGCGCTGGGACAAGGCGGGCGAGATCATGACCCTCCCGTTGCGCGAGGCGCGCGAAGTGTTCGAGCGCCAGTACCTCCTGGCCCAGCTTACCCGGTTCGGCGGCAACATCTCGCGCACCGCCTCCTTCGTCGGCATGGAGCGGTCGGCCCTGCACCGCAAGCTGAAGTCGCTCGGCGTCAACGGCGACGAGCGCTCGCTGCGGATCGCTCCCTAG
- the trkA gene encoding Trk system potassium transporter TrkA has translation MKVVICGAGQVGSSIARYLAGGGNSVTVIDQSAELIQRLSDTHDVRGIVGHASHPDVLAEAGAEEADMIIAVTYADEVNMVACEVAHALFNVPTKIARIRAQVYLKPRWRTLFANDRLPIDVIISPEIEVAHAITRQLEVPGAFDVLSMAGGLVRVVGVRCLADCPIVNTPLRQLSGLFPDLNIVVVGLIRDGKPIIPERDQMMLAGDEVYFVADTKHVQRAMLAFGHEEQPGRRVVIIGGGNIGIYLAEEIDERFPQVSIKLIELDKARAAEASQRLSGVVVFNGDGLDTEILEEANVGTAETVIAVTDDDEVNVLSSILSKRMGAERVVTLINKPTYEPLVTNLGIDAVINPRTITVSQILQHVRRGRIRAVHTLREGFGEIIEAEAMETSALVGRPLREINLPAGIIVGAVVRGTTVISPRGATVIKADDRVVLMAAPGAVRKVEKMFAVRLEYF, from the coding sequence ATGAAGGTCGTCATCTGCGGGGCGGGGCAGGTGGGCAGCAGCATTGCCCGCTACCTGGCCGGGGGCGGCAACAGCGTCACTGTCATCGACCAGTCGGCCGAGCTGATCCAGCGGCTGTCGGATACGCACGACGTGCGCGGCATCGTCGGCCACGCCTCCCACCCCGACGTGCTGGCGGAAGCCGGCGCGGAGGAGGCCGACATGATCATCGCGGTGACCTATGCCGACGAGGTCAACATGGTCGCCTGCGAGGTGGCCCATGCGCTGTTCAACGTGCCGACCAAGATTGCCCGCATCCGCGCCCAGGTCTACCTGAAGCCGCGCTGGCGGACGCTCTTCGCCAACGACCGCCTGCCGATCGACGTGATCATCTCGCCCGAGATCGAGGTCGCCCACGCCATCACCCGTCAGCTCGAGGTGCCGGGCGCCTTCGACGTGCTGTCGATGGCGGGCGGGCTGGTGCGCGTGGTGGGGGTGCGGTGCCTGGCCGACTGCCCGATCGTCAATACGCCGCTGCGCCAGCTCTCGGGCCTGTTCCCGGACCTCAACATCGTCGTGGTCGGGCTGATCCGCGACGGCAAGCCGATCATCCCCGAGCGCGACCAGATGATGTTGGCGGGCGACGAGGTCTATTTCGTGGCCGACACCAAGCACGTCCAGCGCGCGATGCTGGCCTTTGGCCACGAGGAGCAGCCGGGCCGTCGGGTCGTCATCATCGGCGGCGGCAATATCGGCATCTACCTGGCCGAGGAGATCGATGAGCGCTTCCCGCAGGTGTCGATCAAGCTGATCGAGCTGGACAAGGCGCGTGCCGCAGAAGCCAGCCAGCGCCTGAGTGGGGTCGTCGTCTTCAATGGCGACGGGCTGGATACTGAGATCCTGGAAGAGGCCAACGTCGGCACGGCCGAGACGGTGATCGCCGTCACCGACGACGACGAGGTCAACGTCCTGAGCTCGATCCTGTCCAAGCGCATGGGTGCCGAGCGCGTGGTCACGCTCATCAACAAGCCGACTTACGAGCCGCTGGTGACGAACCTCGGCATCGACGCGGTCATCAACCCGCGCACCATCACCGTGTCGCAGATCCTCCAGCATGTCCGCCGCGGCCGCATCCGCGCCGTGCATACGCTGCGCGAGGGCTTCGGCGAGATCATCGAGGCCGAGGCCATGGAGACATCGGCCCTGGTCGGGCGGCCGCTGCGCGAGATCAACCTGCCGGCCGGCATCATCGTCGGCGCGGTCGTGCGCGGCACCACCGTCATCAGCCCGCGCGGCGCCACCGTCATCAAGGCCGACGACCGGGTGGTGCTGATGGCCGCACCCGGCGCCGTGCGCAAGGTCGAGAAGATGTTCGCCGTGCGCCTCGAATATTTCTGA
- a CDS encoding aminotransferase class IV — translation MSRIAYVNGQYVPHHEAAVHVEDRGYQFADGVYEVVAIAKGALIDEEGHMVRLERSLDELRIARPMSRAALGHIMREVVRRNRVVDGIIYMQLTRGVAPRDHAFPANAETSVVMTAKRTKPANPALMRDGVKVITIPDIRWERCDIKSVALLPNCLGKQQAREAGAHEAWQVDERDGMVEGLNKIDLLEAEDRAELVRQAERQDGQVAFSAISGEGLDRLLTLIDQRLGASRTLHDLELDVRDGGAIAWLYSHGEVIERADEGEVARLRVSLDPADVARFRQRHHPLRMVTV, via the coding sequence ATGTCGCGCATCGCCTACGTCAATGGTCAGTACGTTCCCCATCACGAAGCCGCCGTCCATGTCGAGGATCGCGGCTACCAGTTCGCCGACGGCGTCTATGAGGTCGTCGCCATCGCCAAGGGCGCGCTGATCGACGAGGAAGGCCACATGGTGCGGCTGGAACGCTCGCTCGACGAGCTGCGCATCGCCCGGCCGATGAGCCGCGCCGCCCTGGGCCACATCATGCGCGAGGTGGTGCGCCGCAACCGCGTCGTCGACGGCATCATCTACATGCAGCTCACCCGCGGCGTTGCCCCGCGCGACCATGCCTTCCCGGCCAATGCCGAGACCTCGGTCGTGATGACGGCCAAGCGGACCAAGCCCGCCAACCCGGCCTTGATGCGCGACGGGGTGAAGGTCATCACCATTCCCGACATCCGCTGGGAACGCTGCGACATCAAGTCGGTGGCGCTGCTGCCGAACTGCCTGGGCAAGCAGCAGGCACGCGAGGCCGGCGCGCACGAGGCCTGGCAGGTGGACGAGCGCGACGGCATGGTCGAGGGGCTGAACAAGATCGACCTGCTGGAGGCCGAGGACCGCGCGGAGCTGGTCCGCCAGGCCGAGAGGCAGGACGGGCAGGTGGCCTTCTCGGCCATCAGCGGCGAGGGGCTGGACCGTCTGCTGACCCTCATCGACCAGCGGCTGGGTGCCTCGCGCACGCTGCACGACCTGGAACTCGACGTACGCGACGGCGGTGCCATCGCCTGGCTCTACAGCCATGGCGAGGTGATCGAGCGGGCCGACGAGGGGGAGGTGGCGCGCCTGCGCGTCAGCCTCGACCCGGCCGATGTCGCGCGCTTCCGCCAGCGTCACCACCCCTTGCGCATGGTCACCGTGTGA
- a CDS encoding inositol monophosphatase family protein — protein sequence MKVDVPAVAGIIAAVAAEEIVPRFRRLATGDIREKKPGDLVTVADEATEHALDRRFRDLMPGSVVVGEEAVAKDAGILARIEEEAPAWIIDPVDGTANFAAGLPLFAVMVSLAWKGQAIAAWIHDPLTGVMVTAERGEGAWMAGQRLKVAASNDVASMSGAVSFRYGKRPLIRKIAGRTERVGSVFQLRCAGQEYLALTRAQSHFSLYHRLMPWDHAAGQLIHTEAGGVSARLDGSAYRPSHLDGGLLLAPDQASWDAIHRVLVGKPEERV from the coding sequence ATGAAAGTCGACGTCCCCGCTGTAGCCGGCATCATCGCGGCGGTCGCGGCCGAAGAAATCGTGCCGCGCTTTCGCCGCCTGGCGACGGGCGATATCCGCGAGAAGAAGCCGGGTGACCTGGTGACGGTGGCCGACGAGGCGACCGAGCATGCGCTCGACCGCCGCTTCCGCGATCTCATGCCGGGATCGGTCGTGGTCGGCGAGGAGGCGGTCGCCAAGGATGCCGGCATCCTGGCCCGCATCGAGGAAGAGGCGCCGGCCTGGATCATCGACCCGGTCGACGGCACGGCCAACTTCGCGGCCGGCCTGCCGCTTTTCGCGGTCATGGTCTCGCTGGCCTGGAAGGGCCAGGCGATCGCGGCCTGGATCCACGACCCGCTGACCGGCGTGATGGTGACGGCCGAGCGGGGCGAGGGTGCCTGGATGGCAGGCCAGCGCCTGAAGGTCGCCGCCTCCAACGACGTCGCCAGCATGTCGGGTGCGGTCAGCTTCCGCTACGGCAAGCGCCCGTTGATCCGCAAGATCGCCGGCCGCACCGAGCGCGTCGGCTCGGTCTTCCAGCTACGCTGCGCCGGCCAGGAGTACCTGGCCCTGACCCGCGCCCAGAGCCATTTCTCGCTCTATCACCGGCTGATGCCGTGGGACCATGCCGCCGGCCAGTTGATCCACACGGAGGCCGGCGGCGTCAGTGCGCGCCTCGACGGCTCGGCGTACCGCCCGTCGCACCTGGATGGCGGCCTGCTGCTGGCGCCCGACCAGGCCTCCTGGGACGCCATCCACCGCGTGCTGGTGGGAAAGCCGGAGGAACGCGTCTAA
- a CDS encoding SDR family oxidoreductase produces the protein MLDAKNLTVFVTGASSGFGAATAKRFAQAGAKVVISGRRADRIEALKAEIGGDRVHAFTLDVQDAAAVKAAVDGLPAAFAEVDVLVNNAGLALGLGPAQTADLADWDTMIDTNVKGLVYCTRAILPGMVARDRGHIINLGSMAGTYPYPGANVYGATKAFVKQFSLNLRADVHGHRIRVTNLEPGMAESEFSEVRFKGDKGKAKDVYKGVQPMTPEDIAETIFFAATLPAHVNLNRIEMMPVMQAFGPLVIKREG, from the coding sequence ATGCTTGATGCCAAGAACCTGACCGTGTTCGTGACCGGGGCCAGCTCCGGCTTCGGTGCCGCCACTGCCAAGCGCTTCGCCCAGGCCGGCGCCAAGGTCGTGATCTCCGGCCGCCGCGCCGACCGGATCGAGGCGCTGAAGGCCGAGATCGGCGGCGACCGCGTGCACGCCTTCACGCTCGACGTGCAGGATGCCGCCGCGGTCAAGGCCGCGGTCGATGGCCTGCCGGCGGCCTTCGCGGAAGTCGACGTGCTGGTGAACAATGCCGGCCTGGCGCTTGGCCTGGGCCCCGCCCAGACCGCCGACCTGGCCGACTGGGACACGATGATCGACACCAACGTGAAGGGGCTGGTCTACTGCACCCGGGCGATCCTGCCCGGCATGGTTGCCCGCGACCGCGGCCACATCATCAATCTCGGCTCGATGGCCGGCACCTATCCCTATCCCGGTGCCAACGTCTATGGTGCCACCAAGGCCTTCGTGAAGCAGTTCTCGCTGAACCTGCGCGCGGATGTCCATGGCCACCGTATCCGGGTTACCAACCTGGAGCCCGGCATGGCCGAGAGCGAGTTCTCCGAGGTCCGCTTCAAGGGCGACAAGGGCAAGGCCAAGGACGTCTACAAGGGCGTGCAGCCGATGACGCCCGAGGACATCGCCGAGACGATCTTCTTTGCGGCCACCCTGCCCGCCCACGTCAACCTGAACCGCATCGAGATGATGCCGGTGATGCAGGCGTTCGGGCCGCTGGTGATCAAGCGCGAGGGCTGA